One segment of Candidatus Atribacteria bacterium ADurb.Bin276 DNA contains the following:
- a CDS encoding Amidohydrolase has product MNKNSAIRKDIGKNIIDTHCHIGNTPYVSQTAEELLDEMDSLGVSMAVLCPMGANIVCKNQEGNELISNAIKKYPERFIGFASVNPWFGKEAIYELKRSINDLGLSGLKLHPPMQGFQANERIVFPVIEEAIQLKIPIYIHSGTPVFSLPLQILELSLRYPEGIFILGHMGGADFFLDIPLSFNRVSNVYLETSLTCHPVFVSEAVNKIGADRLLFGSDSPTSQIKAELEKIKVLNFEEEVLNKILWGNAYRLFKNAKLDFVQGSSIEDHIRNHELAGIDKFILFTIGGLFSDFIKSNDEIAEVANNYPTKIIPFGTINPWYEEESLEEINRCIKDLHFKGFKLHPWMTGFPINSDLMDTMMKEISKFNVPVIVHSGTPPWSEPLQIAELAYRFPKVKFIMAHMGITDLWKEAIDAARMCNNIWLETSGVPSHPIKLAVEEIGADRIVFGSDSPYGGQGGHIFQLNKIKFLDLKEEDESLILGKNLSKILDINS; this is encoded by the coding sequence TTGAATAAAAATTCTGCTATTAGAAAAGATATTGGAAAGAACATTATAGATACTCATTGTCATATAGGGAATACACCTTATGTATCACAAACAGCAGAAGAATTATTAGACGAAATGGATAGTTTGGGAGTTAGTATGGCGGTTCTTTGCCCAATGGGAGCAAATATTGTTTGTAAAAACCAAGAAGGTAATGAATTAATTAGCAACGCGATTAAAAAATATCCCGAGAGGTTTATTGGATTTGCTTCTGTTAACCCTTGGTTTGGGAAGGAAGCCATTTACGAGCTAAAAAGAAGCATCAACGATTTAGGTTTATCTGGTCTAAAACTTCATCCTCCAATGCAAGGATTTCAAGCGAATGAAAGAATTGTTTTCCCAGTAATTGAAGAAGCAATACAGCTCAAAATTCCTATCTACATTCACTCAGGAACTCCAGTTTTTTCTCTACCGTTACAAATACTTGAGCTTTCTCTAAGATATCCTGAAGGAATATTTATTTTAGGACATATGGGAGGAGCAGACTTCTTTTTGGATATTCCTTTATCGTTTAACCGGGTATCAAATGTTTATTTGGAAACATCTTTAACTTGTCATCCGGTTTTTGTATCTGAGGCAGTTAATAAGATTGGAGCCGATCGCTTATTGTTTGGTTCCGACTCTCCAACATCTCAAATTAAAGCTGAATTAGAAAAAATAAAAGTTCTTAACTTTGAGGAGGAAGTTCTAAATAAAATCTTGTGGGGTAATGCTTATCGTCTCTTTAAAAATGCAAAGTTGGACTTTGTTCAGGGATCAAGCATAGAAGATCATATAAGAAATCATGAATTAGCTGGAATAGATAAATTTATTTTATTTACAATAGGTGGTTTGTTTAGTGATTTTATAAAGTCGAATGATGAAATAGCAGAAGTAGCCAATAATTACCCTACAAAGATTATCCCTTTTGGAACAATAAACCCCTGGTATGAAGAAGAATCATTAGAAGAAATAAATAGATGTATAAAGGACCTTCATTTTAAAGGATTTAAATTACATCCTTGGATGACAGGTTTTCCAATAAATTCTGATCTTATGGACACCATGATGAAGGAAATATCAAAGTTTAATGTACCGGTTATCGTTCATTCAGGAACACCTCCGTGGTCAGAACCCCTACAAATAGCCGAGCTTGCATATAGATTCCCCAAAGTTAAGTTCATTATGGCGCATATGGGCATCACGGATTTGTGGAAAGAAGCGATTGATGCTGCTCGCATGTGTAACAATATTTGGTTAGAAACCTCTGGAGTTCCAAGTCATCCAATTAAGTTAGCAGTGGAAGAAATTGGAGCCGATAGGATAGTATTTGGTTCCGATTCTCCTTATGGAGGTCAGGGAGGCCATATTTTTCAATTAAATAAAATAAAATTTCTCGATTTAAAGGAAGAAGATGAAAGTCTTATTCTGGGAAAGAATTTAAGCAAAATACTCGATATAAATTCATAG